The following are encoded together in the Bombus pascuorum chromosome 10, iyBomPasc1.1, whole genome shotgun sequence genome:
- the LOC132911086 gene encoding probable cytochrome P450 6a14 — translation MAFELLCYVTVVFIALYYYFTAKFNFWKDRSVRGPKPIPVFGNVFWPMIGNISIAEYLQNLHNEYKDEPMIGLFVRRTPYLVIQDPELIKDVLIKDFSKFANRGFMKQEIAEPLSQHLFSLEEERWRPLRVQLSPVFTSGKLKGIFSMIFECAKRIESYLDILIAKGEPIEVRELAAKYTTDVIGSCAFGIEMNSFSDKESEFRQMGKEIFATHWKGILKFRMKECMGELYNLLGYILPPDKPNVFIERITIETLNYRKEHNIVRPDFMNTLLELRNNPEKVKDIKLTDTLLAAQAFVFFAAGFETSSTTISNALYELALNQDIQKKLREEIKEFDAKNSGDWKYETIKEMSYLDKVFKETLRKYPPLVFLSRETTDDYTFSNTKVSLQKCMRVWIPVFSIHRDPNIYPDPDKFDPERFSKEAVDARHPMHYLPFGHGPRNCIGARFANYQTKIGLIKILHNYEVHVCEKTPIPYELNSFAFVICPKGGLYLNIIKGKN, via the exons atggcATTTGAACTTTTATGTTACGTGACAGTGGTGTTTATTGCgctgtattattattttacggcAAAATTCAACTTTTGGAAGGATCGGTCAGTTCGAGGTCCAAAACCTATACCAGTGTTTGGCAATGTCTTCTGGCCGATGATTGGCAATATATCGATTGCGGAATACTTGCAGAACCTACATAACGAATATAAAGACGAACCTATGATCGGATTATTCGTACGAAGAACGCCTTATCTTGTTATACAGGACCCTGAGCTTATTAAAGATGTTCTTATTAAAGACTTTTCTAAATTCGCGAATCGCGGATTCATGAAGCAAGAAATA GCGGAACCACTCTCTCAGCATCTCTTCTCTCTAGAAGAAGAACGATGGAGGCCATTAAGAGTGCAACTTTCCCCGGTATTTACGTCTGGCAAACTCAAAGGAATCTTCTCCATGATTTTCGAATGTGCCAAACGTATCGAGAGCTATTTGGATATATTGATAGCGAAGGGAGAGCCTATCGAGGTGCGAGAACTTGCAGCCAAGTATACTACCGACGTAATAGGCAGCTGTGCCTTTGGGATTGAGATGAATTCGTTTTCGGATAAGGAAAGCGAATTTCGCCAAATGGGCAAAGAAATCTTTGCTACGCATTGGAAGGGGATTCTGAAATTCAGGATGAAGGAGTGCATGGGAGAGTTGTACAATTTACTTGGTTATATCCTTCCGCCAGACAAGCCGAACGTATTCATCGAGAGGATCACCATCGAAACGTTGAACTACAGGAAAGAGCACAACATCGTTAGGCCCGATTTCATGAACACGTTGTTGGAACTTCGGAATAACCCCGAAAAAGTAAAGGATATTA AATTAACGGACACTTTGCTTGCTGCACAAGCATTCGTATTTTTCGCGGCAGGTTTTGAAACTTCATCGACGACGATCAGCAACGCTCTGTACGAGTTGGCTCTGAATCAAGACATACAAAAGAAGCTgcgagaagaaataaaagaattcgaTGCGAAAAATTCTGGGGATTGGAAATACGAGACTATAAAAGAGATGTCATATTTGGACAAAGTATTTAAAG AGACATTAAGGAAATATCCACCTTTGGTATTTTTATCCAGAGAAACAACGGACGATTATACTTTCTCGAACACGAAAGTATCACTACAAAAATGCATGAGAGTCTGGATACCGGTATTTTCTATTCACAGGGATCCAAATATCTATCCAGACCCAGATAAGTTTGATCCTGAGAGATTTTCCAAGGAAGCAGTAGATGCAAGGCATCCTATGCACTATTTGCCCTTTGGTCATGGTCCAAGGAATTGTATTG GCGCACGTTTCGCAAATTACCAAACGAAGATTGGATTAATTAAGATTCTGCATAATTATGAGGTGCACGTTTGTGAGAAGACACCGATCCCATACGAGTTAAATTCCTTTGCATTTGTAATATGCCCGAAAGGAGgattatatttaaacataattaaaggcaaaaattaa